The segment ACCGATCCGTACCTCACACCGGGAACTCGCGCCGTCAGCGACGAACAGACTCAATTGATTCGCGTCGCGATGAGCCGCCTCGACACGATCGACCAAACGGTCATCAGGCTTCGCAACTGGGAAGACCAGTCCTTCGAATCCATTGGCAAGCAAATTGGAAAAAGCGCCGAAGCGTCACGGAAAGTTTGGGCGCGAGCGATCGTAAAACTCGAGCGGGCACTCAAGGAGATGAACGCGATCTGATGAACGAAGACCTCGGCAACAACCCAAATCGTTTTCAGGATGCAAACGAACTGTCGCTGGAAGACGATTCATACCTCGACGATCAGCGCGTTGACGAACTGGTTCGACTGCACGAACAGGTCGCCGATGGCAACGTGGATTCAGGAGAGCAATCCGGATCCGCGCGGAGGCTGATCGAGATGCTGGCCACGATGAAACCGGTGACTCAGGGCGACACCACGCGGTTCATCAAAAGCCTGCTCGACACGCCAGTGATCGGAACTGAAACTGAGTCCGAAGACGAACAGCTTCCCCGCAAGATCGGTCGCTTCGAAATCAAATCGGTCTTGGGCCATGGAGGATTTGGGATCGTGTTTTTGGTCAACGACCCGAAACTCAATCGAGCAGTTGCCTTAAAGACGCCTCGACTCGCCGCAATTCTCGACGACCAGGGCCGCGAACGGTTTGCCCGCGAAGGACGTTCACTGGCGGCACTCAATCACCCCAACATCGTGCCAGTTTTCGAAGTCGGAAATGACGGACCGGTTGCCTGGATCGCTTCCGAGTTCATTCGCGGCACCAACCTTTCGCTACAGGTTTCCAACGCAGGCGTTTACGTACCGCTGGCCGCAGCAGAAACCGTTTCGACGCTCGCCGCCGCCGTCCAGCACGCACATGGCCGCGGGATAATTCACCGTGACATCAAACCGTCAAACGTTCTGATCGATGAAGACAATAATTCGGTCCTGCTAACCGATTTCGGTCTGGCTCGCGACATCGTCAACGAAGACCAATCGATAACCCAATCTGGCAGCGTGATCGGAACGCCCGCATTCGCTGCTCCGGAACAATTGCGAGGCGAAGAAGTCACCGTTGCTTCCGACATCTATTCGCTCGGCGCGGTGCTCTATTTCCTGTTGACCGGAGAAGCACCATTTTCTTCCGACAGTATCGCTAAAACTATTTTGGAGGTTCAGAATCAACAACCCGTTGCGCCGGAGAAAACGACTCCTGCAGTTCCGCGTGATCTTTCCGCGATCTGTCTGAAGTGTCTTGAAAAACGGCCCGCCGATCGATATGCAACCGCGCATGACTTGCAGAAAGACCTCGAACGATTCTGCAACGGTGCGCCGGTTCGCGCCCGATCACTTCCGGCATGGAGTCGGTTCTTTCGCTGGTGCCTTCGCAACAAACTGGTGGCATCGCTGGCATTGATTGCAACTGCGGCTTTGTTGACGACGCTTGTCTCAACGAGCATCAACCTGAACCGCTCGGAGCGTTTGCGCAAGGAGGCCGTCGATGCGCGGGCTCGTGCGGAATCGAAGGCAAAGCAACTGACCGGCGCGATCGAACGACTGTTCACGGCGATCGTGGAAAGCCCAACTGCGCTTTCGAACTCGGCGCCGCTGCGAGAAAAATTGCTGCAGGAAACCGACGCGCTCTACCAGCAAGTTCTGGCCGACGATCCCGGTGACGATCACTCCCAGGTTGAGCAAACTCGGGCCATCTTCCGGCTGGCGTTGCTCAAGCAAGCGATCGGCGATACGAAAAAGGCTTTGGAACTGGCCACGTTTTGCCGGGAAAAAGCCGACCAATTTCGCCCTGCCGGATTAATCGAGGACAGTGAGTTTCTCGAATGGAGGGTCTTTGAAGCCGAACGCTTGCGAGAGCTTGGACGTCTGGACGAAGCCGATGAAAAGTTCGTCGAATCGCTGTTGGCGGTGGGAGTTGCGATCGATGAAGGAGATTTCGATCAAGCCGTGGCGATGTGTGAAGCCAATCCAACGCTTCGCCAGTACATCGCCGTCGCGATCTCCAAACGTGCCAGCGCGATGACGGAATCGGGCAGCCTGGAAACTGCTGACCAGCTATCCCAAGCTGCTCTTTCGATCTGGAGCGACCTGGACGCCGAAATCGAATCATCCAACTTGCCAGACGATGCTGATCACGAAAACGTTCTCTCACCGGCGGTGAACCATGCGTACTACAAAGCCACTTGTCTGGCGATTCGCAGCAACGTGCTTCGCCAAAAAGGTCAGTTCAAAGACGCCGAAATGTTCTCTACCAAGGCGGTTGGATTATGGCGCGGTCTAGCCGCCAATGCGTTGACCAATCAGTTGGAACCGAAGCGAATGCTGGTGGAAAGTCTGAGCCAACTCGGAATCATCGTTGCCGAACAGCAGCGACTCGACGAAGCCCGCGACCATTATCACGATGCAATGTCGATCGCGGAAGAGTTGGTCATGGAAGAACCGGATGTCCCACGCCATGGTCAGTTGCTGACGAGCGTTAGGTATTCGCTGGGCGTGACGGAAATGCTTTTGGAAAATTTTGAGGTGGCCGAGAAACTGATTCTCGACAACATCGAACGAATGGAGCAGTTGAAAGAGCAGTCGACCGAATTTCAACCGCATCTAAATCGCAGCATGGCCAACCATTTCAATTTGCTGTGCGTCATCCGTCAGCGATCCGAGGAATCGCCTGAGTTGGTTCGGGAAGCCATCGAGTCGGCGGTTGATCTGCATCGGCAGACGATCGAGAAACGTCCTGACCTGGTAGGTGCCCATCTCGATCTCTCCCAGGCACTGAACAATCTGGCCGAATCGTTTGCTGATTCGGAAGAATTGGGATCGGCGATTGAGTCGACGTTGGACTCGATCGAGCACTGCGAAGCCATTCGAAAAGTTCGACCGGAGTGGCCGATCAACTTGCATCATCTCGGCGCAACGCAGCATGCTTTGGCGACACTCTACTTTGAAAATGAACAGCACGAACTTGCGCTGAAGCATTGCGATTTGGCCGAAGAGTTGCTGCCGCTGGAACAGGTTTCCGAAGTTGAACAGCTGCGAGCAAAGATCAAAAAAGCCCGCGAAATGCAGGACTAAATCGAATTCGTCGGAATTGTCGTCCGCTTTCGATCGAAATCGACACTGCTGCCTGAGCACTTTTCTTTAACGCCAGGAGCAACCATGTTTCAGACTCAACGACTGACCGTTTTATCCATCGCTTTCTGCCTTGGCGTTTGTTTGGCTCTTTTTCCGACACCTGCTTTCGCCGACGTCGTTCATAGCATCGGCGTTCAGGGAACCGGATCGGGAAACGGCACTCTGCCCTATTCGGAATCGATTGACGTGTTGGCAGGAGGTACGCTTACCGGCAACGGTTCAGGCGATGGGAATGGAGTGACGACCGGTTCTTCTTTCGGTCAAATCTTTGCTCCAAACTCAGGCGGCCAATTGGCCTCATTGTCGAATTCCGTGTTCAGCGATCGAGCCGGAAGTTTTGTACCAAACGCAGTTGCGGGATCGGCAGTCGTGTATGGCGATGACATTTTTCTGACCGGTAGCGGAACTCTGCCTTCTTCGATTCGAGTCCACTTTGCGGCCAGTGGAAGCCTGAACACTTCTTCCATAAGCACATCTAGTCCATTTTCGACCAGCCGTGCATTGTTCTATGCGCGAGGGACAAGTTTTGCAGGATTTTTCTCGAATATGGAGACCGATAATCTTGCGGGACAAGAAAACCCGGACCTCGACGCGCAGCTCGCATTTCTGGATTACAGGCAAAGCTTCGACGACTTCCCGGACGAGCAATCGTTAAAGACTGTTTCCGAATCGTGGTCCAGCCTGTCTGACGACGGTAGCACTTTCAATGGTACTTTCTCTCACGATGTAAGTTACGACAATGCGATCGGCGGCTATGACTTCGAGGTGGTGTTCGCTGCAATTTCACGTGCTGGTGACAGCATCGCAAGTACGTCTGTTGCGATTGATCTGGTGGGAGTTACCGACACATCGAACAACGTGATTTCTGATTTCGACGTTTCGTTTGCATCGGGAAGACTGTCTGCCGTTCCAGAGCCGAGTACCGGTTTGCTGTGCGTCGTTTTGTTGGGCGCGGCGTTGTGCCGGCGGAAACGAAGCGTGCTAAAGGTGGCATAGGCTTCCAGCCTGTGAATTGTATGGATAGGGTTGGGAAGCGTGCCGAATAGAAAACGTGCCGGGATTGTGAAGTGTTATAGAAATAGAGTTCGTCTGGTCGATGCAATCATGATGCTCACAGGCTGGAAGCCTATGCCACCGTGTTGAACCAGTTGCTCAGATGTCAGGTTCGTTTAACGGCAAGCCGCAGGCGACGACTTCGTTTCGAAGCGCCAAATCGCATTCGCCTACGGCTTGCCGTTAAACGATTGCCTCTCTGGTTTTCCCAAACCACCATCGATTCGTATTGGCAACCAGCTGTTCCGGCTCGATGTCCAGCAACTCGGCCAGACGCTCACTGATCCGTGCGAGGTTTGCTGGATGATTCGCGGTATCATCACCAAACGGTCTGAACTTCTCCGGCGGCAGCATATCCGGCGCATCAGTTTCCACCAGAATTCGATCCTGGGGGATCGAACGAAACACCTCGACTACTTTCTCTTTCTTCTCATGCAGAAAGTAGCCCGAGAAAGAAAACCACGCTCCAAGTTCGACGAACTTCTTTGCCGTCTCCTCCGAACCACCGAAGGAGTGCATTAAAAATCGCGGCAGGACGTCGTGCGAAGTCAGCTCTTTCAACAGCGGTCCCCACGCCCTCAAGCAATGAATCGTGCACGGCCGATCAAGTTCCACCGCAAGATCCAGCTGGTTTCGAAATACGATCAGCTGGTCCTCGATATCGTGACCTTCGATCCAGCGGTCGAGTCCAATCTCACCAACGCCAGCGTCAGGAAAGCGATCAAGAAAACCGCGAAGTGATTCCAGCCAGCTCTCCGCCCTGCCCTGCACTTTCCAGGGATGCACTCCGAAAGAAGGACGTACAAATTCCGGCCACGTTTCGGCCAGCTTTGCCACGGCCGACCAGTCGGATTCTTCGGTGCCGTTGACCACGCACGAGCTGACTCCAACGTCACGCATTACGGAAACAATTTCGCGGCGATGTCCGTCAAAACGCGCGTCCTGCAAATGATTATGCGAGTCAATCACGATAGAATCGTCCAACGATACGTGCCACGATCTATTTCAAGTCCAGCGGCTTGACTCGTACCTTGCGAAATGCCACTGGACCATGGTCGAGCTGCAGGAAAATCGGTGCCTTGGCAACCTCCGGTTTGGGACTGGAAGCGTTACCCGTTGGCGATTCCAAATCGACGTCGGCCTGAATCGTTTCGCCATTGAGAGATACATAGACGAACTTCGCGTTCTCTGTTTTCTCGCCTGCTTTGTCAAAGCGAGGAGCCTTGAAAACGATTTTCAACGTCTGCCATTGCCCAGCTGGCTTCGCAGCGTTGGTCATTGGCGGCACTCCCTCATCAATGTATTTCAATCCGCCACCGTTTTTGAAAACCCAGTGTGGATAGACCCCGCCACATTCTTTGGCGTTCGGTTTTTCCTTGTGGCTGCTGTCGTAGAGCTGAATCTCGTATCTCTGTTGAAGCTTGACACCTGAATTGCTTCCTTTGCCGATCAGAAACTCAAGCTGCAACTCACAGTCGCCGAACTCCTGCGTGCTGTTGAGATTGCTGCGACCGAAAGCCATCTTCGAAGTCACGGCAATGACGCCTTTTCCTTCAACAGGCGTCAGGCCTTTCGAATCTTCAGCCAGTTTCACATCGCCACAGAGAGCCAGTTTTTCGTTTACGTCAGCAAAACCGACCGGGCCACTTGCATCAACCAAATCGACCCATTGAGTCGCGGCGTGTAGATGGCCTTGTGTGAGAAACAGCAAGCAGAGGAAAACCAGCGATCGAATGGTCATAGTGAAAGTCACTTGTTGTACGTCAGACAAAAAATATGATTCGTCGACGCCTTAACTTCGCAGAACGCCAATTCACGTGACCATTGTAGTTTCCACCGCGCGGCCCAAACAAGTAGCAACCGTTAGCACGCCGATGTTGGCTACGACTCCTTCATAATCTTTCTCAGGTGTGGCTGGATCACCTTTGCAACGGCTTTCACAACCGGCACCGCCACGCTGTTTCCAAATTGCCGATAGGCCTGCGTGTCGGAAACAGGAATCTGCCAATCGTCCGGGAAACCCATCAATCGGGCACACTCGCGCGGCGTGAGACGGCGAGGATTGCTGCGCGGTCCGCGGCTGACCAGAATTTCGCTGCCGTCTTTGTAGTAACGAGCCGAAAGTGTGCGAGCCGTATCGTTCGGTGTCACCAATCCAAAACCAAATCCGTTTCCTTTGGCTTTGTGCTTCGCGGCGTAGGCCTGCAGGTAGTCCCAAAGTTTGTCGGAAAGCGTGTACTTTGGGTTCACCTTGGCTTTGGCTCCAATCGTGTAGGGTTCTTCTGCGATCTCCGTTCCGTTTTGAGGATGCAGGATGGAACTCAGTTTATGATTCGGTTCCGGGAGTTTCATTTTGCTCCAAGAGAACTTCGTTGGCTCACGAAAGCCGACGATGAAGATCCGTTCGCGATGCTGCGGCAGGAAATGTTTTGCGTCGATGACTTTGTAGTGGACCTCATAGCCCAATTCGTCTTGCAAGGTCTCGCGGATGACTTTGAAAGTTTCGCCCTGTCGATGGCTGAGCAGGTTTTTGACATTCTCGAGAACAAACGCCGCCGGACGATGATGAGCAATCACACGAGCGACATCAAAAAACAGCGTGCCTTGAGTCTTGCACTGGAAACCATGCGGCTTGCCCAAGGAGTTCTTTTTGGAGACGCCAGCGATCGAAAACGGCTGGCAGGGAAAGCCTCCGACGAGCAAGTCAAACGGCGGGATTTCTTTCTCGTGAGCCTCGCGGAGGTCGCCGTGGATCGGATGCTCACCCGGAAAATTGGTGCCGTAGGTTTGCTGGCTAAAGCGATCCCACTCGCTGGTCCAAACGCAATGGCCGCCGATCGACTCCAGCCCCAAACGCGTCCCGCCGATGCCGGCAAACAGGTCGATCATGCGAAAGGCCTGTTTGCGGGATCGCGTCTTGCCCGGTCGCCGAGTTTGACGCGTTTGGCGAGTTCGATTTTGCTTTGCCGTTTCGGTTGCCATGTTCCCGTCCGTGAATGATCAAGTACGGGAATCGTACCAGAGTTTAAACGCTCTGCCAGGGTTTGCCTGATCGCTATCGACAACGCAAACGATGACTACCGACTTTTCATCTGATACGTTAAATCGATGATGAAGTCCTGTACCTCGTCAGCAACTCGTTCGTTGGCACGCAGGACCAGGACACCGCCGATGCATGTCAATTGACAGTTGCCTCCACCATTTGCTTCCCATGCGTCACTGCTGACAACGTTAGTGATCGTCGACGTCAGCAACTTCTCCGCCGTCAGGACCGGGACGGGCACTTGCTGAACGACAACCTGGTTTTTGGATTTGTCAGATTCTTTTGTTGTTGCTGGTGCTTGAGGAGCCAGGCAAAAGACACCTCCTCCGCCGCCGCCAAAGCCGCCGCCTCCAACGACAGGAACATTGACAGAGCTGGATATCGGTTTGCCGATCCGATTTGCGTCGGCGACACTGATCAATTGCAGAATTTCCCGCACATCAATCATATGCCTCGACAAGTAGTCTGGCTCATGCTCATCGTCAGTTGAGATGATTAACAGCACTCCATCCCGAATCGAGTAGGTCGCGTCCACTGGTCTAAGCATCATGCGAAGTCCATCGGATGTCCGAACCCCCGCCAGGTTGGCAGAAACTTCCGTGTCGGAATCGAGAATCCCTTCGAGATTCTGATCAACGACAATGTTCACACCAAGGTCTCCTGAAAGTTGAGCGACCACGTCGCCAAACGGTTCGGACTCGTAAATCATATCACTCGGCGTCTTCAGCTTTTCACGAATTCGATTGTTCGACATCGTCCGTTCTGAAGGCTTGACGGCTGGTCTTCGGGGCAAGGCTCTTTTCGATGCGGTCGCCGTCGCCGAATCATCAAAAGGATTTGTTTCCGCACTCGCAACATCGCCCTGGTTTCCAAATGGATCCGCCTCACCATCTTCCTGCGCGACTGAATTGGACGGTGATCCAAAGCGTGCGTTTTCAGGCCACATGGCCATCGTCAAAACGGCAACCAGAAACAAACACGCCGTGGCTAAAGTCATAAATCTCATCATCCACCTCTTTCGATTTGCCAAAGAAACTGATTGGAGATTTTTCGCCAACACGGCGGCATCTCCGAACTCTTCAACGGCCTTCATCACAGCCGTCTGTCGCTGCATCCCGTTCTGCATCAAGTCCGCAACGCGATTTTCCAAATGATCGCGAAGCTCTTCACTGATTTGTGTTCGCTGACGTTCGCTCAGTCCAAGCAACCGACCGACCAGCGAAAGCCATGTATCAAATTCATCGTTCGACATGCCGCTTTCCTACCCCGGATTCGGTAACGGTTGAATGTATCCCTGCATCAGCTCAGCCATGCACTGCACGTACTGGTTCCATTGATTCGCCTGTTTCGTCAAACGCTTTCGACCCGCCGCGGTCAGCGAATACCACTTGCGGCGCCGACCCGTCGATTCATCCCAGCGGCTGCGAATAAGTTTCTCACCCTCCAGGCGATGCAACAGCGGATACATCGTCCCGGCGGACATGGAGACCTTTTCGCCCGAGGCCTCGCGGATCTGTTTCTGGATCAGATAGCCATATTGATCGCCCTGATCAAGCACAGCCAGCACCATCAGATCCAAGCTGCCTCGCAGCAGGTCGCTTTCGAATTTGTCGACTTTTTTGGCCATTTCGCTCGTATTTCCCATTCGTCGACGAGGATTACCTTAAGCACTCGCACGCCAATAGATTGTCATGCGATATATCGCACGACGACACATTAGCAGTTTACCAATCCAGTGTCAACAATTTTTGCGCAGAGGTCGGACGCACCAGTTGCGGAATCGTTCCCGAAGAATTCACTTCAGCTGCAATCGCTGTGTCACCGTGCGATTTGCAGTTCGATCGTCAGCAGTGCCGCGACGGGGCGTGTATAATTTGGCTCTCCCTCGAATTCCGCAATTGGCTCGCAGGAAACCGCATGACCAATCCCAAAAAACTGGCTCACACTTTGGCTACGGTCGTTTTGCTCAGCGTGCTCTGGAGCACGGAATCATCTCCCTGCAACGCCTGTCAAACCGATAGAGGGTTGGGGCTTTCGAAGATAAAGCGAACGATCCCGAAGCTTCGCACGTTGCATACGCGGCTTGAGAAACCCAAAGCCGGCGACTGGTTGGAGACGCATCGCGAGAAAGGTCAGACGTTTTCGCAGTATCGAAAATCCAAACCAAATGTGCTGTCCGGACGACGCAGAAAACTGTACGTACAACCGATTGGTGATTTCACTGAAACCGACAACGGACTGATTTCGACCAGTGCTGAATTCCTGTCGATCTATTTTCAATGTGAAGTCATCGTCAACGAAACGCTTCCTGAGTCCGTGATCCCTGACTCGGCACAGCGGACTCATCCTTCATGGGGCGTGCATCAGTTGCTTACGAGTCACATTCTGGAACAAGTTCTGGCGCCGGAACTTCCTGCGGACGCGTTTGCCACGATCGCGTTCACGAAGTCCGATTTGTGGCCTGGTGAAGGTTGGAGTTTCGTCTTTGGCTATGCTTCGTTTCGAGAGCGAGTCGGCGTTTGGTCTCTGGCCCGTTTCGGTGATCCGGAAGACAGCGACGAGGTTCGAAAGCAATGTTTGCTGCGCACGATCAAAGTCGCCACGCATGAAACCGGACACATGTTTTCCATCGAACACTGCACAAAATATCGATGTAACATGCAGGGCAGTAATTCGCTTGAAGAGTCAGACTCGCAACCGATCTACCTGTGTCCGGAGTGCCATGCAAAAATTCTCTTCGCAGCGAACTGCCTGCCGACGGATCGCTACAAAAAACTGATCGAGTTTTGCGAGCAACATGATCTCGCTGACGAGAAAGAGTACTTTCAGCGAGCGTTGTCACGAGTCGATTAGGCCCGCCGGTTGCGACACCGATTTGCTCCAACCGACATCATTTCGATCTTCCGTGAATCGATTTGATGACAGTTTCTGTTCAGACCGCGTGCGAGCCTGTAACAAAAAAACACCGTAAAACGCGGGATTTTTCGCCGTTTGAGCGGATTTCGGCACTTTGGCATGTGGGGTGCATTTTCTGGTGCTGTTGGCAGTCGCAACGATGTGACTGCAACACGATTCTCAAAGGAGACCCACGTATGACAGGCACATCAATCAAATCAATTCTGGCGTTTGCCCTATTGGTTGGCGTTGCCTCACAGGCCAACGCTGACATCTGGGACCACATCGATCAGCAGGCTGTCGACATCGAACGAACTGCCAAAAGGCTTCGCGGCGAAGTCGATCACTATCGCCACACTCGCTACTACGGACAACTGATCGGAGCGACCGCTCGTCTCAAGGGACAAGCCATCCACGTGCACAACATTGCTCATCATTCACACAACGCGATTGCTCTCAAGCATGCGGTGAAGGAACTGGATCGTGCGTTTCACGATACGGAAGAACTGTTCGACCGTGTCGAGCACAACGCGGCCTATGGAGACGGTCACATTCGGGGAAACACTTCGCATGTCAAGCAAATGCTCAATGGTGTTGAAAGTTGCATCCATCACTTGCAGGACGATGTCCGTCGACTGGCTCGAATCCAAACTACCCGAACCCATCAAACGTATCGACCAGCGCCGCATGTCTACTCCCATCGCGAAGTTTACAATCGCCCTGTTCAGACTCGTCCCGTTTATAGCGGAGGATATGGATACGATCATGGCCGACACGATCGGGGACATCGAGTTGGTCACGATCGAGGCCACAGCAGACATCGTAACGACGGCGGAGTTGCATTCTCG is part of the Mariniblastus fucicola genome and harbors:
- a CDS encoding PEP-CTERM sorting domain-containing protein — translated: MFQTQRLTVLSIAFCLGVCLALFPTPAFADVVHSIGVQGTGSGNGTLPYSESIDVLAGGTLTGNGSGDGNGVTTGSSFGQIFAPNSGGQLASLSNSVFSDRAGSFVPNAVAGSAVVYGDDIFLTGSGTLPSSIRVHFAASGSLNTSSISTSSPFSTSRALFYARGTSFAGFFSNMETDNLAGQENPDLDAQLAFLDYRQSFDDFPDEQSLKTVSESWSSLSDDGSTFNGTFSHDVSYDNAIGGYDFEVVFAAISRAGDSIASTSVAIDLVGVTDTSNNVISDFDVSFASGRLSAVPEPSTGLLCVVLLGAALCRRKRSVLKVA
- a CDS encoding 3-keto-disaccharide hydrolase: MTIRSLVFLCLLFLTQGHLHAATQWVDLVDASGPVGFADVNEKLALCGDVKLAEDSKGLTPVEGKGVIAVTSKMAFGRSNLNSTQEFGDCELQLEFLIGKGSNSGVKLQQRYEIQLYDSSHKEKPNAKECGGVYPHWVFKNGGGLKYIDEGVPPMTNAAKPAGQWQTLKIVFKAPRFDKAGEKTENAKFVYVSLNGETIQADVDLESPTGNASSPKPEVAKAPIFLQLDHGPVAFRKVRVKPLDLK
- a CDS encoding archaemetzincin, whose translation is MTNPKKLAHTLATVVLLSVLWSTESSPCNACQTDRGLGLSKIKRTIPKLRTLHTRLEKPKAGDWLETHREKGQTFSQYRKSKPNVLSGRRRKLYVQPIGDFTETDNGLISTSAEFLSIYFQCEVIVNETLPESVIPDSAQRTHPSWGVHQLLTSHILEQVLAPELPADAFATIAFTKSDLWPGEGWSFVFGYASFRERVGVWSLARFGDPEDSDEVRKQCLLRTIKVATHETGHMFSIEHCTKYRCNMQGSNSLEESDSQPIYLCPECHAKILFAANCLPTDRYKKLIEFCEQHDLADEKEYFQRALSRVD
- a CDS encoding serine/threonine protein kinase, yielding MNEDLGNNPNRFQDANELSLEDDSYLDDQRVDELVRLHEQVADGNVDSGEQSGSARRLIEMLATMKPVTQGDTTRFIKSLLDTPVIGTETESEDEQLPRKIGRFEIKSVLGHGGFGIVFLVNDPKLNRAVALKTPRLAAILDDQGRERFAREGRSLAALNHPNIVPVFEVGNDGPVAWIASEFIRGTNLSLQVSNAGVYVPLAAAETVSTLAAAVQHAHGRGIIHRDIKPSNVLIDEDNNSVLLTDFGLARDIVNEDQSITQSGSVIGTPAFAAPEQLRGEEVTVASDIYSLGAVLYFLLTGEAPFSSDSIAKTILEVQNQQPVAPEKTTPAVPRDLSAICLKCLEKRPADRYATAHDLQKDLERFCNGAPVRARSLPAWSRFFRWCLRNKLVASLALIATAALLTTLVSTSINLNRSERLRKEAVDARARAESKAKQLTGAIERLFTAIVESPTALSNSAPLREKLLQETDALYQQVLADDPGDDHSQVEQTRAIFRLALLKQAIGDTKKALELATFCREKADQFRPAGLIEDSEFLEWRVFEAERLRELGRLDEADEKFVESLLAVGVAIDEGDFDQAVAMCEANPTLRQYIAVAISKRASAMTESGSLETADQLSQAALSIWSDLDAEIESSNLPDDADHENVLSPAVNHAYYKATCLAIRSNVLRQKGQFKDAEMFSTKAVGLWRGLAANALTNQLEPKRMLVESLSQLGIIVAEQQRLDEARDHYHDAMSIAEELVMEEPDVPRHGQLLTSVRYSLGVTEMLLENFEVAEKLILDNIERMEQLKEQSTEFQPHLNRSMANHFNLLCVIRQRSEESPELVREAIESAVDLHRQTIEKRPDLVGAHLDLSQALNNLAESFADSEELGSAIESTLDSIEHCEAIRKVRPEWPINLHHLGATQHALATLYFENEQHELALKHCDLAEELLPLEQVSEVEQLRAKIKKAREMQD
- the dcm gene encoding DNA (cytosine-5-)-methyltransferase, which produces MATETAKQNRTRQTRQTRRPGKTRSRKQAFRMIDLFAGIGGTRLGLESIGGHCVWTSEWDRFSQQTYGTNFPGEHPIHGDLREAHEKEIPPFDLLVGGFPCQPFSIAGVSKKNSLGKPHGFQCKTQGTLFFDVARVIAHHRPAAFVLENVKNLLSHRQGETFKVIRETLQDELGYEVHYKVIDAKHFLPQHRERIFIVGFREPTKFSWSKMKLPEPNHKLSSILHPQNGTEIAEEPYTIGAKAKVNPKYTLSDKLWDYLQAYAAKHKAKGNGFGFGLVTPNDTARTLSARYYKDGSEILVSRGPRSNPRRLTPRECARLMGFPDDWQIPVSDTQAYRQFGNSVAVPVVKAVAKVIQPHLRKIMKES
- a CDS encoding permease prefix domain 1-containing protein, translated to MSNDEFDTWLSLVGRLLGLSERQRTQISEELRDHLENRVADLMQNGMQRQTAVMKAVEEFGDAAVLAKNLQSVSLANRKRWMMRFMTLATACLFLVAVLTMAMWPENARFGSPSNSVAQEDGEADPFGNQGDVASAETNPFDDSATATASKRALPRRPAVKPSERTMSNNRIREKLKTPSDMIYESEPFGDVVAQLSGDLGVNIVVDQNLEGILDSDTEVSANLAGVRTSDGLRMMLRPVDATYSIRDGVLLIISTDDEHEPDYLSRHMIDVREILQLISVADANRIGKPISSSVNVPVVGGGGFGGGGGGVFCLAPQAPATTKESDKSKNQVVVQQVPVPVLTAEKLLTSTITNVVSSDAWEANGGGNCQLTCIGGVLVLRANERVADEVQDFIIDLTYQMKSR
- a CDS encoding PadR family transcriptional regulator; translated protein: MAKKVDKFESDLLRGSLDLMVLAVLDQGDQYGYLIQKQIREASGEKVSMSAGTMYPLLHRLEGEKLIRSRWDESTGRRRKWYSLTAAGRKRLTKQANQWNQYVQCMAELMQGYIQPLPNPG
- a CDS encoding TatD family hydrolase, yielding MIDSHNHLQDARFDGHRREIVSVMRDVGVSSCVVNGTEESDWSAVAKLAETWPEFVRPSFGVHPWKVQGRAESWLESLRGFLDRFPDAGVGEIGLDRWIEGHDIEDQLIVFRNQLDLAVELDRPCTIHCLRAWGPLLKELTSHDVLPRFLMHSFGGSEETAKKFVELGAWFSFSGYFLHEKKEKVVEVFRSIPQDRILVETDAPDMLPPEKFRPFGDDTANHPANLARISERLAELLDIEPEQLVANTNRWWFGKTREAIV